CTTATTGTTACTGGTTAATCTATTTTAGAACCATAGAAATCTTGTTGATGTCTTCAGAtgggctgctgctttcagatTCCTGGGTGCCATTTACAAATCATAGCGCCTGAACCGCGGGACATGGCTCGTTCCTAATTAACATCAACCCTTTGCTGTGGTAAAGTGTgtagtttttttctcatttagaaATCATGgttgcttttggttttcagATGTGTTCTAAAAGAACTGGAATCACTGGGGAAAGCACTGTATGGAGCAAAATTAATTGCCCAAAGATTTCAAATTCGAAACTGTTCTCACCACAAGGATCCTGTGAGTGGCTCGGCCTGTTTACTTTCCATGATTGAAGAAGGCAACCCTCACCACTTCTTTATTGCTACACAGGTATGTGCACACGTGAAATGTAACTCCATTTAATTTGGAGCAATCCTTTGATAACTAAGGATAAGGATACCTGCAGAAACCTCAATTCggagattttttaaatagcttctGGGAATTAATCTTGTAAAGCCTTACTCGCTTTTAAATGTATTGGCTAATTATAAAGCAGGGAATCGGTTGTCCTACTTCAGCAACTAGTTATTTTTGACTCTGGAATGATATTGCTTGGTTTAGCAGAAAGTGTAGAAAACATACTGACTACCTATTGACATGTAAGAAAACAACTGAGGAATGTTATTTGCATATTGCTTGTGTGTGCATCCTCTGCCCTGAACTGTTTACGCAGTAGTCTGAAAAGTTAAATTAAGTGTTAAATGGCCATATAACTTCAATTTTTATCTAAGGAATAAAGATAAAACTTGTGGTAACAAAGGCAGTTTTTAGGTCTGTTACTGGAACTGTATGTCTAAATTATATACATTATATGTATAAAATGGATTACAGTAAAATTCTGTATACATATGTAagattcaaataattttgaattgcTTGTTATagaagaaattatctttttgtGGTGTATTACATACCAATGAACTGGgaatttttctgcagaaaatgcatGGTTGcttataaatgcatttaaaaaaggaaatgtcaaTAAATTTTCCATCAGAAGTACAGCTATCAGAAggagagaaactgaaaattaaattggtCTGAAAGGCACTGCCGGGTATATCTTCTAGATGAAGCTTcttatatttttcataatgtAATTTATCTTCATAGTTTTGTATTTAAAGTAGGTGCATTTGAATTGCAAATATCATTTAATCTCAAAATATTGactgaagtatttaattttacagGACCAGGATTTAGCaaacaaagtgaaaaagaagGCTGGCGTTCCTCTCCTCTTTATTATTCAGAACACTATGGTGCTAGACAAACCTTCACCTAAATCTTTGGCATTTGTTCAAAAGTTGCAGACGAGTCAGCTTGTTCCAGAACACCAAAAACAAAGTATTGTGcagcttaaagaaaaagaaggactAGCAAAGCAAGAAGGTGAAAGGAGACGAAAACGTAAAAGGGCAGGTGGCCCAAATCCTCTCAGCtgtctgaagaagaaaaagaagaaaacagaggaggGTCAGGAGCCTTCTGctgtaaagaagaaaagaagaaaaagaaagagaaataggGTTAAAGCAGAAGCTGTGTAGTCAGTGCAGAGGAATGAAGAAGAATAAACTTGTTTTGGTAAGCATTTCAGGACTTGAACATTGTTTGACCTTTGCAGGAAGAAAGATTAATATGCAATCATGTGAAATCAAGTTGTTAAtattaaaacttatttttatgaGGTGGTACTGTTTATTACTCTATCTTAAGATTTTCACGTTATTGTCctaataatttattctgttgtTTAGTCATGGGGTTTGGGACAAATATTTAGTAGCCCTCATGTTCCATTATTCTCTCCAACACCTTGGTTTGTGTCTGAGGGTTCATATGATTGGTAGCAGTTTTTTAGAAATGCTTATTGGGTTTCGTGTGTATTTCGATGGAATACTTAACTTTCTAAATCTAGGCTGCTATTTGGACTAAAACTAGTTTCGACTGTTGTTCTGATACAGAACATGAAATTTACCTTAAAGAGCATAGTCTcttatttatctgttttgtttgaaaaaagtTAACTTTTGTAAAGTGGATGCCCTCAAGTAGTCCATTCCAGCCTCAATTACTCTGAAAGCTCCATGTGAATTGATACATCTGTTGTTCGTGATCGTTACTGATGAAGAAGATCCTGGAGGATGTCTGATTGTGTTGATATTCCTGACATTATAATGGCACCTCTACTGTGTCTtgtttattcttcctttttgaaTGGGCGGAATGCAGCTTGAAAATGCTGAATCAAAGCACTGGCTGGCACCTACTGCCATCCCAGCATGGCACATCTGTGGAGGAGTGATGAAATACAGCCAGCTGATGGGGATGGCACTCGGACCCTGTTGCATGGTTCACTGTTCTAGATGAATGGAGTAGAACTGGGTTAAAGGGAGGGAGCTGCCAAAAATGGCTCAAGtacctgtttttcttcagtaacaATTTCCTATGCTGTGCCCAGTCATCTCTTATagatttttaacttttcttggTGCATTTCTACTTAACTGAGATCTAATTCTTAAAAGGAAAGCTGTCTTTTTCTTCACCTACGTGAGTTTAAGCCATGTTTTTTAAACAACCCAACCTATGGATCCTACACTTGCAAAACAGTTCTCGTATGTGCGTTACCTGTGCAGGTTCTTGAATGTCTGTGGTACCTACACAGCTGTAATGGATGGTGCTTTCTGTTGGCTTTTCAAATTGGAAGGACAATTATCTCACAGACCTTGAGAAACCAGCTCAAGATGGGAGATGGCCAGTCTTTGCAGAAACTGCAGGGTGGTTTCCTAGAATCTGCAGAGATGTCCCCTGGCAACGCAGGGGAGACAGGTCAGGGTGCTGGGTGCCTGCAgcagtgcagtgctgctgtgccccaCTGTGCCATTCCTCACAGCTGTGTTTTTAGGAGGGCTCCTTGCCTTTCGTGTTCCACATGAGAGGCCACATGCTTCTTGGGAACTGACTGTGAGAGAtggaagcagagaggaaggctGCTACACTCTAGGTGaacactttaattaaaaattaaaaagagtcACACTCACTCATTGCGGTATTGCTCCTACATTCATTACTGTTAGCaagttatagaatcatagagtggtttggcttggaagggaccctgaagatcatctagttccaaagcCCCTGccttggcagggacacctgttagaccaggttgctcaaagtcacatccaacctggccttgaacacttccagggagggagcatccacaactctgagcagcctgttccagtgcaaTATTAATTATCACATAAGGTATAAATAGAGGCTACAGTTTCTACAGTCCCTTGCCCCAAGCTGGAGCAACACAGAATACAGTAGTAATTTACTGAGTTTACACTATACACTATAgtataaaaatctttaaattgTAAGTCACAACATAATCTGTTTAAATATCTGCCAAACTGGGTCTTGAGGAGAATTTTATTAACTCCTAGAAACTCCTTAATGTGGCATATTTCTTGTATGTATATCACCTTTCTCAAGATGTTATATTCCCTTCTCCTTCACTTATTTGTGCACAGTGCCATATTAATGTAGTTTTGCTTCCCATTCCCCCAGATTTCTTCCCACTTCCCAAACCCACCTGCAGAAGGTATTCCTATAAGTAAAGCTGGGAGCAGACAGCAAAAATAGTTCATCTTCAAACTCTGGTTCCAAGTCAAAACTATTAAAGCCCAGTAACTTTGCtataaatattgtttttaaaaattgaacaGAAAACACATCCTAGTTACTTACAGCAGTCCCTTTCAGTGCAGTTGAAACACAAAGCTTAAATGCACCTCTTTTGAAGGCTacagacagagaaaaacataattACTGCAAAAAAGAGTAACTAATGACTCGCATCTTAAGAAATTCAGAACAATATTTATCTGTTTCCTTAGTATTTGTTAACACAAACTTGAGTCACAGTGTTGCCATTTGGAAGAACTGGAATGAAAAAGGATTGAGCTCCTCAGAGAAAAGCTGTAAAACTTGTCTGCAGCATAgctgcagctcttctccagcaaggTAGGTAACTTGCCTTTCAGTTTTGAGAGCTCCTGCCCAGGCAACAAGCAGATGCAAATGGGCCACATGTGGTTGCCattttgaaatttgaaaaaaatatcccagcctggtttctgagaaaaacaagTCTGCCAGGCCCAAGCTGGTGGCTGTATTTGTGTCATTATCCAGTAAAGCAAAGGGCAGCCTGTGACACcgagctgggctggcagggctggctctgcccagGCTGGGCCGTTGTCACGCACACTGGTGTGGCAGCTTGTGGACAGCCCCAGGAGGATgttctggctgtgctgccttcagctgcCAGGATTTGGAGGTTTAGGTGGCCCAGGCTAGAGACCATACTGGGATCCCTTTAATAATTCAGGAACAGGAGTGGTTGGTAGTGTCCTGAGGCACTGTGGAAAATGCTGTGGAAGTGCCTGTAGAGCTAACTCTGCTGGTGTAGGTGTTTGGCTCCACGTTGTGCCCAAAGCCACAGTGGCCAGTCCCATTTCCTTATTTACCAATAAATGGTCTGGATATCTGGCCACATCTTTAGTATAGGCAGGGTTCCCAATGTGACTTTTCTGATAAATTTAGGATCGTTTTGCTGTAGTGTGTTGGAGGgacttgttttgattttgaaacTATAGAAAGCCAGAGTGAAATTAAAAGGAGCTCGAGCAAAAACTTCTTTGGGGCTATtgatttcctcttttctcagaCAGGATAAATACATACCCTGAATCCTATGTGGTATCTCACtaaattttttaatctttttttcttttaaaaaagagacaTAGCTGTAGTCGTACCATACAATGCATGCTACACATGCAGAGcaatagaagaagaaaataatgcttCAGCTCAATCTGCGGGCCGTTAATGCTGAATTTAGGACAGAGCCTCATCTACCAGCAGCAGAAGGTATTTACCCAGATTGCCTGCCAGTTCAATTGGCTGGATTTATATGTTGGTGGGATCCGGTATTGTACAATAAATCACTCCCTGAGCATCTGTTAACGACACTAAATAGATGGATTAATTAGAAGCTTCTGGAACCTGAGATGTTTATGAATCATTAAAGTAAATATGAATATGGTATGACTTgaagaataaatacattcaGGTGGTGAAAGGAAAATAGGATGTCCAGAGCAGTCCTGCTCATTTTTCAGCTACACTGATATGGTGTGAATGACTTTTCCATCAGCTTTAGAGCGTTCCTGGAGTTTCTTGAACATGTTCTGTCAGATAAAAGATGAAGAACATCGAAGTAATGCCATTATTTATACTCATTGCATCTTTCATATAGGAGTCTCACAAGCAGCTACTGTATATTTCATACCTCTGTGTGGGCGTAATATCTCACACAGGGAGCAGCCAGAGATACAGAGAATGAACAAATAAGAGCCCCAGCAGGTGTTACCAGTTACAATTTCAGGGAGAAAGATTACAGTGTACTGAAAGAGAAtgacagaaagcaaaagttTACGTACCCAGAGAGTCAGGACTGAGAGACAGACTACATCTTGTGATTTAGAAATGGCCTAACTAATGGCAGGAGAGGAGCTTGTGATGTATTTCTGGTAATTATTACGTCTGTGCACTCTGAGCCCCAAATTTGTCTTGGAGAGACCAGCTGTCTGCCCATGGAAGCTGTCATTTTGCAAAAGTTGCTTTGGCTTGTTGCAGAAGAGACAGGCTGAGCTCTCTTGGGGGgatattattttctgatttcttctgctgcagttGAGAGGGAGAGCatgcagctgtgctctgtggtTGGATACAGGGAAACAACGAAACTGTTAGCAAGGGTCCAATCGAAAAACAACTGAGAGCTGTGAGCTGGGAGGAAGAGAACAGACAGTAGATTAGTCACTGGGATTTAAAAGAAAccaaggaagagagaaaaatatatatgagGGTTTCTGGGTGTTAACTGGAGGAAAGAATTCATCAGTAGTGAAATGGCTTAGCAGTCAAGGAGAGCAGGGAACAGTGTAATAAActataaacaaacaacaataattaaaaaatctttctaatTCCCTTAAGAAAACTGAATTGCCCTTTCTGACTCAGTTTCTGCCTTTTGAAAACAGGGAGCAGGACTGACTAACCCACTCACAGATCCTGTGTTGTTAGCCTGAGGATTCCTGCAGAATGGAGGTCTCCTGATGCCAAACACTCCTTGTCTTCATGCAGCACTGTCAGGTTTGCAGCCAAATCCCTCTTCTGTAGAGCTCGCCTGACATTGTGCATGGCTTGCTGCCCAGCACACAGATATTACATCCAGGAGCAACGTTATTCGTGCCATTATTGATAGGGTGAATCCATGTAGTTAATTGCTCCTGAGGGTACTTGCAGCAATGGCTGGGGATAGACTGAGGCTCTTCTGGCTGTGGAAATCATGACTCAAAACGTGgtatgttggggttttttaggtcTAATATCCTTGCACAAGCTCAGTAGGGGACTTGTGAGTTTCTTGTTGCAGTCTTGACTTCTAGTTGATCCagaatggggttttttttgccatgttGTTTCCTCTGGGACCAAAGATGCTACTGATTTGACTCTTCGGGGCGGTTACTCTTTCAGACTGTCTTGGAGAAACACTGAGGAAATTTTTCACTTTGTGAATTGG
This Apus apus isolate bApuApu2 chromosome 2, bApuApu2.pri.cur, whole genome shotgun sequence DNA region includes the following protein-coding sequences:
- the UTP23 gene encoding rRNA-processing protein UTP23 homolog, coding for MGLRRQKHAKKHMGFYKNNFQFREPFQVLLDGTFCQAALCNKIQIREQLPGYLDGATELCTTRCVLKELESLGKALYGAKLIAQRFQIRNCSHHKDPVSGSACLLSMIEEGNPHHFFIATQDQDLANKVKKKAGVPLLFIIQNTMVLDKPSPKSLAFVQKLQTSQLVPEHQKQSIVQLKEKEGLAKQEGERRRKRKRAGGPNPLSCLKKKKKKTEEGQEPSAVKKKRRKRKRNRVKAEAV